A region of the bacterium genome:
ACCCAGTACTACGGTGGATGGCGGCCTGTACCTAAGGCACTCCCTGGAAACGGGGAGCAAACAGATTGCAGGACACCTAAGGCTATTGGAGAGGGTAACTCGCCAGTTCTCTACTCTACCCTATATCTACTCTGACTTTTGAAGATGTTTATAGGCTAAGGGGGTGACACATCGTCCCCGGGAGGTGCGGTTTAGAAATCCAATCTGAACCAGATATGGTTCATAGACATCCTCGATGGTTTCGTCGCTTTCACTCAGGGCTACTTCCAGGGTCTTTATCCCTACCGGCCCGCCGTTGAATTTATCAATAATTACCTCCAGAAGCCGCCGGTCCATACCATCGAGTCCCAGTCTATCTATCCCCATTTTTTGTAAGGAATTATCTGCTATTGAAGCCGTGATTACTCCCTTTCCCATTACCTGGGCATAATCCCGGATCCTTCTTAGAAGACGGTTGGCAATACGAGGGGTGCCCCGGGAACGAGAAGCGATTTCATCCGCCCCGCCTTCTTCCAGAGGACAATCAAGAATTCCGGCCGATCTTTTGACGATTTGTTTCATCTCTTCTTGATTATAAAATCCCAGCCGATCCACGATTCCAAAGCGATCCCGGAGGGGTGAAGTAAGCATGCCGGCTCTGGTGGTAGCTCCCACCAGGGTAAAAGGAGGCAGCTCTATCTTGATGGTTCTGGCCGTGGGACCTTTGCCAATAATAATGTCCAACCGAAAGTCTTCCATCGCCTGATAGAGGACCTCTTCTACCGTCCGATTCAGACGATGTATTTCGTCAAGAAAGAGGACATCTCCCTTGCCCAGATTAGTCAATATAGCCGCCAGATCACCGGCCCGCTCCAGAATAGGCGCAGATATAGCCTTGATCCCCACCCCCATCTCTCTCCCTATTATATAAGCCAGACTGGTCTTTCCGAGGCCGGGTGGACCATAAAAGAGGGTATGATCTAACCCCTCTCCCCTTCCTTTGGCCGCCTTAATAAAGATAGACAGGTTTTCCTTCAGGCTCTCCTGGCCAATAAACTCAGCCAACCGATGGGGCCTGAGCCTGGGTTCAATACTTTTATCCTCCGGGGTGGGTGTAGGCGTGATAATTCGGTCTTCCATCTGTTCCTGGCAGCTACTTAGCCTCTAATCTTGGTGTCTTCGGATCTTAGGGGCTAAGTGTTTTTTGGGGTTACGGCCTTACGGCGCTGTGATTTCCCTAATTTTATCGTATTCATCTGCTTATGTCAAGGGATTTATTCCCCATTTTCCTCTTGACATATCCTATCATAAGATATTATACTCAGATAGAGGAACAACCTGCTAAGGTGGATTACGCCAAACGTAACTACTCGGGCAGATAGGCTGAAGACTGAAGGCTGAAGGCTAAAGGCTAAAGACTGAAGGCTGAAGTTCAATCATCTACTCACCGCATTTGTCCCTAAAAGCCTTTACCTTCAGTCTTCAGCCTTCAGCCTAAAATGACCGAAACGATGAACCTCGCCCATAATTCTCTCTATCCCATTGAAGATCCGGCCCTGTTAGATATTTGGCTCAGGGTGGAAGCCGGGCAGCGCCTGCAAGAGAAAGACGGCTTAATTCTTTTTCAGACCCGGGATATTTCTGGCCTGGGTTGGATGGCCGGCCGGATTAGATCCTCCTTTCATGGGAATACGGCTTATTTTGTCCAAAACCGCCAAATCAATCCCTCCAATATATGCACCTTGAGATGCCGGTTTTGCCGGTTTTCAAAGGATGCCGGTGACCCTGGGGCCTATGACCTTGAGATTGAGGAAATCCTTCAGCAACTATCCCCCGATTTGACTGAAGTTCATGTGGTGGGCAGCCTCAATCCAAATCGAGGCTGGGAATACTACCTGAAATTAATCGGCTCCATCCATCAACGGCTTCCCAAAGCGGGGATCAAGGCCTGGACCGCCGTGGAGATCGACTACTTCTCCCGTAAATTTGGGATATCGGTGGAAGAGCTCTTGAAACAGTTTCAAGAAGCGGGTTTGACTATGCTGGCCGGAGGCGGGGCCGAAGTTTTCGCCAAAAGGGTCAGAAATATCCTCTGTCCTCAAAAGATCGAGGCCGACCGGTGGCTGGAAATTCACCGAATTGCCCACCGAATGGGAATTAGATCCAACGCCACCCTCCTCTATGGTCATGTGGAGACGCTGGAAGAACGGGTGGAACACCTGCTTCGGTTAAGGGCCCTTCAGGACGAAACAGGTGGATTTACGGCTTTCATCCCCCTGGCTTTCCAACCCGCTGATTTAGGGATTATCTCCCGTCGGGTCTCGCCTATTGAGGACCTGAAGACCATCGCTGTTTCCCGGCTTCTCCTGGATAATGTGCCCCACATAAAGGCCTATTGGGTTATGCTGGGAGAAGAGACGGCGGCTATGGCCTTGCATTTTGGGGCAGATGATCTGGATGGGACCGTTGGGGAAGAGAAGATCGCCCATGCGGCCTTAGCTCCAGGCCCTTCTGGACATTCAAGGGAAGAATTGGTGAATACTATTTTAGCCGCTGAAATGCTTCCTGTGGAACGTGACGGTCTCTATAACATTCTGAACATCTCATCCCCTCAGAGAACCTTCAGAGTCTCAGAAACTTGCCATCCGCCTTCCGTAATAGTAGGTAAGATCAATTACCTCAATGCGGTACCGTTCTATCTTTATTTGGCCGACCCTGGCTTTTATTCCCTTCCCCTCTCACCCCGTCAAATGGGTGAGTTGGCCAGAGAAGGAATAGTGGAGGCAGGACCGTTCTCGTTGGTGGATTATTTTTCCCTGGAAAGTGAATTTCAGTTGATGGATTTTTGCATTGGGGCGAAAGACCAGGCCCGCAGTGTTATCCTTTTCTCTGAAAGACCCATAAAGGAACTGGAGGGAGCCAAGATCGGAATTACTACCGAGACAACCACTTCCGTGCAGCTTCTGGAACTTTTGTTGAAAAAACGCTACGGCCTTCAATTTCAATGGGAACGTCTCTCGGAAGGCGGAATTAATGATTGGCCACATCAAAAGGGGCAACCATTGAAACTTGACGACCGGCCAGCGGGTGCCCCCAAGTCGAAACCCGAAACTCGACAACCCGCCAGCGGCTGCCCCGAACTCGAGACTTATTATGAGGCCGTGCTTCTCATTGGAGATAAGGCGCTACGGAAGGCGAAATACGGAAGGCGGAAGACGAAAGGCGGATTTATTTACCATTATGACCTGGGAAGGTTATGGCGTGAATGGACAGGGCTTCCCTTTGTTTTTGCGATATGGGCGGCCAGAGAATCTTTGCCTGAAACTATCAGGTCAGAGCTTCAGTTCCGGTTAGAGCAGTCCCTGAAGGTGGTAGAAGGCCATTTAGGACAGGCTATTTTAGGTTACAGGCACCGTCTTGGTCTGGAAGAAAATGAGGTGGTAGAATACCTGAAGGGGTTTTCTTACCGGTTAGGCGATAAAGAAAGAGAGGCCATAAGGACCTTTCGCTCTTTATACCAGGAGTACAGCTCGGCGTAAGTTTCTTCCTGGTTTCCACAGGGTTCGAGGGTTCAAGGGTTAAAGGAATTTCTGCCGAGCAGTAGGAGCTATCATGATAACTACAGGGAGTCTGGAAGAAAAAGTCCTGTCAGGGAAACGTCTGACCCCGGAAGAGGGTCTCCATTTACTAAGCAAAACTGAACTTACGGTTCTCGGCTTTCTGGCCAACCAGGTTCGCTTTCGATTTAATCCCCGGCCAGAGGTCACTTACGTGATGGACACTAATCCCAACTACACCAATATCTGTCAGATTCGCTGCTCTTTCTGTGCCTTTTACCGCCTTCCGGAGGCCCCTGATGCCTACACCCTGACCGTAGAAGAAGTGGTGAAAAAGGCCAGACAGGCGGCTGAAGCCGGAGCAACTACCATGCTGCTTCAGGGTGGGGTAAATCCGGATTTACCGTTGGAGTATTACGTAGAATTAGTCCGCCGCCTTCGAAAGGCTGTCCCGGAAGTCCTGCCTCATTTTTTTTCACCGCCTGAGATTTTGGGCATCGCCGAGAGATCAGGACTTTCCATCCGTGAAGTGCTTCAAAGATTAAAAGAAGCCGGTCAGGTCACTTTGCCGGGTGGTGGGGCTGAAATTCTCTCAGACAGCGTTCGGACCCAGCTAAGCCCGGCCAAAGGACCATCCTCCAAGTGGCTGGAGGTAATGCGAGAGGCTCACCATCTGGGGCTGAAGACCACCGCTACCATGATGTACGGACACCTGGAGAAAGACAGGGATATTATCGAGCATCTGGAACAAATCCGCTCTCTACAGGACGAAACCGGTGGCTTTACCGCTTT
Encoded here:
- the ruvB gene encoding Holliday junction branch migration DNA helicase RuvB → MEDRIITPTPTPEDKSIEPRLRPHRLAEFIGQESLKENLSIFIKAAKGRGEGLDHTLFYGPPGLGKTSLAYIIGREMGVGIKAISAPILERAGDLAAILTNLGKGDVLFLDEIHRLNRTVEEVLYQAMEDFRLDIIIGKGPTARTIKIELPPFTLVGATTRAGMLTSPLRDRFGIVDRLGFYNQEEMKQIVKRSAGILDCPLEEGGADEIASRSRGTPRIANRLLRRIRDYAQVMGKGVITASIADNSLQKMGIDRLGLDGMDRRLLEVIIDKFNGGPVGIKTLEVALSESDETIEDVYEPYLVQIGFLNRTSRGRCVTPLAYKHLQKSE
- the mqnE gene encoding aminofutalosine synthase MqnE, yielding MTETMNLAHNSLYPIEDPALLDIWLRVEAGQRLQEKDGLILFQTRDISGLGWMAGRIRSSFHGNTAYFVQNRQINPSNICTLRCRFCRFSKDAGDPGAYDLEIEEILQQLSPDLTEVHVVGSLNPNRGWEYYLKLIGSIHQRLPKAGIKAWTAVEIDYFSRKFGISVEELLKQFQEAGLTMLAGGGAEVFAKRVRNILCPQKIEADRWLEIHRIAHRMGIRSNATLLYGHVETLEERVEHLLRLRALQDETGGFTAFIPLAFQPADLGIISRRVSPIEDLKTIAVSRLLLDNVPHIKAYWVMLGEETAAMALHFGADDLDGTVGEEKIAHAALAPGPSGHSREELVNTILAAEMLPVERDGLYNILNISSPQRTFRVSETCHPPSVIVGKINYLNAVPFYLYLADPGFYSLPLSPRQMGELAREGIVEAGPFSLVDYFSLESEFQLMDFCIGAKDQARSVILFSERPIKELEGAKIGITTETTTSVQLLELLLKKRYGLQFQWERLSEGGINDWPHQKGQPLKLDDRPAGAPKSKPETRQPASGCPELETYYEAVLLIGDKALRKAKYGRRKTKGGFIYHYDLGRLWREWTGLPFVFAIWAARESLPETIRSELQFRLEQSLKVVEGHLGQAILGYRHRLGLEENEVVEYLKGFSYRLGDKEREAIRTFRSLYQEYSSA
- the mqnC gene encoding cyclic dehypoxanthinyl futalosine synthase, with translation MITTGSLEEKVLSGKRLTPEEGLHLLSKTELTVLGFLANQVRFRFNPRPEVTYVMDTNPNYTNICQIRCSFCAFYRLPEAPDAYTLTVEEVVKKARQAAEAGATTMLLQGGVNPDLPLEYYVELVRRLRKAVPEVLPHFFSPPEILGIAERSGLSIREVLQRLKEAGQVTLPGGGAEILSDSVRTQLSPAKGPSSKWLEVMREAHHLGLKTTATMMYGHLEKDRDIIEHLEQIRSLQDETGGFTAFIPWSFKPANTALAREGFHPHNGPVRYLRLIAFSRIFLDNFPHLQASWFSEGKPTGQVALHFGADDFGGTLLEENVHKSAGFVNISHQAEVEELIRQSGFTPVQRTTLYTPVSSRR